The nucleotide sequence CTTTCTTCGTGCCAGACGCCTTTCGTGtgtgagacacatggagtgtttattttattgaaccaaatgacgGGACATCTTGGAATTTGGTAACTGTGCGCTACTGACTAAGTTTTCAAACCAGAATCCATGAGGGTGATGGCTTGTGGATTCATAACACTTAGAACCGCCGTCATGACTGCTGGCACTTATGGCTTCGTTTATGCGTCTGAAATTATTAACTAGGTAGCTATTTCTATATCAAGAATAGCGCTCCTAACCATCGAGAGAAGACTATTTTGCCATCTGTAATGTCTTGTCCTCTTTCCagttgataaaaatgaaaattcctTCTGTGTCTGAGAAATTGTATAACGCAGCAGTTTTGGACTGCTGTCATACTTGTGAAGGGTACATGTACTGTGTCataggccagtatggtcttaAACATGTATCCCATCTCTGTTATatcgtttaattattatgcagatactgttacatttttgaggcaaataaacatacagtTGTGTTGTTGACAGTTTAAGTAATTGTAATTTGTCTATCAATTtccatatataattttaatgtttttgtttttagatggtCAACAAGGACAGAGCGGCCAGCAGCAGTTCAATGCGAATGATTATTACTTGAAGCAGCAAGCTGTGCGGATGCTTAGTGCAATTCAAAAAGGATGTATGTATTAGTTGAATATATTGGAATATTTCTATGTATCTATGGTGTGGGGCTAAAATCTACGGTGTGGGGCTAAAATCTACCAGGCTCTACCGCTTAATCTTTTACTTGGCTGGTTGTCAATTCCCATTCAGTATAGGATAATATGAAATATGCCACTGTCGACTTGATGGCATTTGTAGTAGTGTAATTGAGCTATCTGCAGGTCATCTGAAACACCGGCAATTGTTTGCTCTTATTGATCAGACTCAATCTTAATTTGGTATGAGCCTGGTACTTGCTATATCTTCAATATTCAAGTGGTTGATATCCAATGTGTCGTATGGAATATATCTCTAGTAATCTGGTCTAGATGTTGTTTGATACCTGTATTTTGATTCTTAAGTAGggataaaaacattttattagtGGTGTATGTccatgttttttaaattaaatcaaaagAATGCAAATTATGTTTGATGCCCAATAAAATTCTGTGggtattcaataaaataatcttGCTGCAGTAACCGTAGGCTAATTATTTTCTAGTGGTGAATTGAATGGTGGCGCATCTTAAGTGAATTGCAATAAAAAGGCAGTTGGATGAATATTCTCATAACTGTACAAGCTGTTGGCTATAGTGAAGATAGAAATGTAACACTTTGGTTGCAATTTTTCAAAGAGTTATGCCCTTTTCTCATCATGAAGATTGATTCAAATTATTAActatttcattttattgctCAGACAATGACAACTTCCAAACAGCACAGGTGTCAATGCCAAACAGTCAAACTGGCCAGCAGGTCTCTGTTTATATGAACCACCAGGTAATTGCATTCTACTGGTAATTATTGATTATTACAATTTTGCCAGATCAAAGGCTGGTTTTGTGTGACACAATGTGATATATGATATCTTTCTCTGTAACTAACTAACTTGCATTTTCTTATGTTCTATTCTTGTTGCTAAATAATTTGCTTAACCAGGAAATAattatttcatcattttcaGGTTGGTAACAGTCCACTGTCACAACAACAGCAGCAGCAACACCAacaaacacaacaacaacaacaacagcaggGACATCAACAGCAACAACCAACAACAAGTTCACACAACGTGCAGCATCAACAGTTACAACATCAGTTGCAGCAGGTGTGTTATGACACAGTATGTTGTTTAGATCAGGAAATAGTGATTACAGTAATTTTACATATCCTATATTTAAAGTAGACGAATATTGGAGACATATTAGTCATGTCCAAGAGGCAACAAcagtatcaaaattattttatgtagCAATGATTTTCTTAGTGTTTAGACCACTTGGAGAAACATTCGAATCTAATTTATAGGTTTGTAAAGCACAATTCTTATTTCTACACCTAGGTACAGCAAGCCCAGCAGCAGTTTCAACAAATGCAGCAGCTAGCTCAAATGCAGCAACAGTTCCAACAACAATATAACACTGGTGGGGGAAGCACAAGTTCCAACAGTAGCAATCTTTCCATCAGTGGTGGATCAAGCCTAACACATGATACCTCAACGTTTTCCCCCTCAAGGAGGGGCCGAAAACCCACAGATAAACGCAAACGAAAGCGGCACACTTTTGTTAAGCGTCCAACAACCGCATACCTCTATTTTGTGTCCAAATACAGAGAAACTTTAAAAGAAGCAGGAGAAGTTGTTCCTAAAgtgtgtattttattatttcattatatttgGTGCAACAAGATGCTATTATTTTCCTTTCCCATTCGTTTAttacttattgattttaatcggtaagtatgttgataagtatttgtctgttagatgcacgcgatatctcacgaaagcgagattgaatctgctccagattttgcatgtgcattcatcttatctcggaccagaagcctattgattttgggcgaattatgtcgtataattagcgagttattaattaattagtgatgagacacaaggtgtcgctatggagtaagagcgcagttttggggatcccccaactttcgatcgataagtcttcggtctctgaccgatattctcgttttgttaCAGTTAGGTAATTAAGTATTCATTCTACTTCAGGCCAAGATTATAACACAAGCATGTGCGGAGAAATGGCGGCACATGACAGAAGATGAGAAGGAGCCATTCTTAGAGCTGGCACGACGAGATAGAGAACGGTGGCAACAAGACAAGTCGTTAGAAAAAAGGCCTCGGGATCCAAACAGACCAAAACGACCACCCTCTgcttatttcttatttttagcaGATTTTCGGAAGTCATATCCTAACAAGACAGATCCAGCAAAGGTTTGGATACATTGTTTGTTATATCTTGATTATAATATGATTAGTTCAGATGCTTGTGTCCATGCAACTATCTATTCTTTCGTACATGTTAAATCTGTTTGTTTATTCAGCCATAGGGACAAAGGCTGTTATCAACTGTTGTAAATTTTACAGGAAATTACCAAGAAAGCAGGAGAACAATGGAATGGCCTTTCAGACATGGAAAAGACGCCATATTACCGAAATGCTCAAGTAGAACGAGCGAAATGGGAGTTAGATTTAGAGGCGTACAAGCAGTCGGTatgtcatttttgaaatttttatctttatgtTACAGCTCTTGCTTTGTTAAAtcgtatttattattattatccattgCGTTAGAATTTCTAGAGAGCAGGATTGCTAGATTCATGCttttaaatatttggaatttaaTCAAGATTTCATTAAAATGGAATAATTTGGTTATatgacaaaatttaattcatatctAGCAATCGTTCTGTCTGGCTAGCATGAATCTGGTTATCTCTCATTTAGTAATCTTGCTTTCTAGCAATCTCTCGGTACACACAAACAAGAGGTTGCCGCTTGGAAAGAACTGGTGAGTTCTCTGGTGTTTAAATTTACTGTTTCGTATCTGCATTTATTTGAGTATTGGTCAGAATGACTCTTATAAATGATATTATGATGTAGGTGCCGTGATTTCATCATAAgatcatttttatgtatttctgaTATCTCTGTACTTTATTGATAGATCTGGTGTTTTaagcatatatatgtatacaacAATATTAATTTCATTGCTTGTATATTTACATGCTTTATCAAGTTTCATATTCTTATATGTAAAATAGCTGGCATTGATATTATATGCATGTGATTAAATAGTGAACTTGGGAAATGTCCAGTGAACACTTATTGTTCTGACCTCGGATATCTGTTCCTGAAAGTAGATTTTACTGTATATGCATCTGGTATTTACTTTGATTTGCAGCAAAAAGGAAATACTTCAATGAATAGAGGTTTGACCATCAATTCGAACCAACATGTTGGTTCTTCATCGGACGTTTCATCGCCATCACCTGGAACAAATGTAACATCAATGCCTAATTTGATGGCAGGACAAGCCAACTTGATGGGTGGCACAATTTCATCCGTACCCGTAGCAGAATCGCCATCACCTGTTAACGCTGGTTTGGGTCAGTCAATGCAGCAGCAACAGCAGCAGTCACCTCAGGGCTCTTCTCAGACTGTTTATGCATATCCTACACACCACATGCTCGGTGGTACTCAGGCCTCAAATTTACAGGTGAGAACAAGAATTATTAATTTGATCAGGAACAGGGGtttgcaaactgcggcccgcaagaaaaaattgtgtggcccgcGGAAAAGTGTCAATTTTGGATGGTGTATCtgcgaaacaagtttttagttTAATTAATCTGGTAGTCTCTTTGCGTCACAAAGTCTATATCTGTGTGACACTgtcatattaataaaactagCTTGCAAAATCCagttgcaaaatacacaatgttataaaaacatgtttctcactGAATTTGTTCAAAGTTGGTGTGAGTTTGAATAGCAAGTTTTCTCgagaaatttatgcgtttcaactcaccatttctgcaaggacccctaacAATGCAGTAAGATCAATAACGAAATGGATTGATGTTCCAGTTCCAAGCTCACCACCTCTTTCAATAATAGGCCTCAAAGATTCGGATGTGGGTTTCTACACCCAAAGTGAATCTATTTGAGAACTTCTTTTATATGGCATGGTTTCAAGTAAATGTGACTTAGAAATGTCTTGGccttaaaattataaattgtgaTTTAATCATATGAATGAAATATAGGAAATCCTAACTCTTCAATTCTGATTCAGTTTCACACTGCAAGATGAAGAGGTCTGAAGAAGATCACTAGCATTGTACTGATGTCTTGAGTTGAAGACAATGTAGCAACATTTCATCTCGTTTTAAAGGACATCTTCAATTCCACGAGGCCAAAAAGTACATGGCATATGTTCAGGGCCACACAGCCTCAACTCGTGGGATGAGCTGATGGGTCAGTATTATAATCACACGGAGGGGCCCAGCGTCAACCTTTCCATTTTCACAAGTTTGTATATATCTTTCAACGCCAACTATTCTAATCTCTGTTGCTGACTGCAGCTAGAGAACAAATGTTTTGTAATTGTACCTCAGTTGGCCCAATGGgttttatttctatattatgATCATGGACTTTGCTTTATTAATAAtggattaaaatttttgtttttgatgttgTTGACTCATCTTGGCTATTTTTGGCCTGAAAACCTTAGTGACCTCAATCTAGTGGTGCTGAAGGAATAATAACACTGAGTTtggcttcattttttttttatagtattGTGAAAAATGGGTCATTATCTCTGGAACTCAAACTTGGCCAAAAATTATTAAGAATCTGTGTTGGTCAATATAGTTATTCTACTTCTGTTTTGTTCATCacctaaaaataaacaaatatagatGGGCACCTTGAAAGTTTCATATTTTGCTAAATTAGATTTTATGCTCGTACCTCATTTTGGGCCACAGTCATTAAGTTTGCCAATTTTGCCTTCCATTCACTTTTTTTCTGTAAAGGTTACTTTAATAGGTTATCGTTGCAATTTTCTTCACTGTCATACCAGCTCAGAACTGCGGATGAAACTGCCCCATTCAAAAGATGTCATTAAATTTTTGTACAGTGCCTTGATATTGGGGAGGCGTGATACATTTTGCGGCTCGGCACCATGATTCTGAATACAGCCTGGCCTATTACAGTGCTGCCAAACATCCTATAAAATTTCGgctaatgaaaattttaatttgcatATATTCCAGACTTGACTCGAGTTTGATAATAGACGACAAAACGAtttcattttagaatatttatttttgaattgattCGGATTCATGATAAATGAGTTAGAATTGTATTGATTGGACTGGTGAACAACTTTTGATTGCTAAACATTTCGCCCAAGTATATTTGATTAGTCTACCTCAATTTCTGCTTGcgcaaataatttatttttgtaacaagTCTCTCGTCTTAGTTTTTCAAGTTGATTTTTAGTTGTCTACTGTTCCTGACTACATTGAAACATGATCATGGTCAAGTGTCTTGCGactgaattatttttatgtcaTGGTCACAGTGTCACTTCAcaatgttgtttttattttgttatattttgattaGCGGGTCAATTAACCACCGCTACCGTCATTCCACCATTCCAATTTTCATTAGTACAGGAGtagtaaataaatttatacataATAATGATCTCACGAGCATTCTTGAGATGCTTTGCTTATTGCGATTTTTGCAAACTTATTAAGGTATCTTTAATCATGTCCTGTGATTTTTAAAGGACTATTTGTTCTAATTGTTTTATTAACTAACatgtttattttctattaaattAGTTGCTCAAAGTTTGAGTTGATAAACTATGAgagtttgaaatattattaaatacttATTGTAATGTAGTGAAGTTCACTAATTATTATACAAGTTACTGCCACTTCATTTTTCATTCATTGTAATTCTCACGGAGTGGGGGATGGTTTATGTCATTTCTTAAAACGATGCATTTGAACTGTTTCTATTCTTCTATGTCTCAACTACACTCAACAACGTTTATCTGTATTGGTGCATACCATCAAGTTTTGTGCACTTAATTACCTCTATATGatctgatttttaaaaattttcagttgACACTTATTTTCTGCTAAGCGTGGTCCTAAGATTGAACTTAGCTCCGCATTCTTGTTCCACTCTCATAGGCATTGCTTTGTTATAAGTGaattttaaaagcattttgacATAAGTATGTCTCATGTCAAATCAAGAGGAGCAACCCCCTTATTGTGCTATGGTTCTACTTCTAGGTGTTAATTCATTCGACGTATCACTCAAATCAATAACAGTCTATCAACTACctcttttttttatcaagtaCTTGGCTTCAAACCATCCCCTGGtctttattatgtttattatctaTTGTTTTAATAATCCATCATCGTTACATGCGGTATCTATTATGTAACTAAACATTGCTGTCAAAATGGCACAAATT is from Styela clava chromosome 9, kaStyClav1.hap1.2, whole genome shotgun sequence and encodes:
- the LOC120338760 gene encoding uncharacterized protein LOC120338760 isoform X2, whose protein sequence is MADGQQGQSGQQQFNANDYYLKQQAVRMLSAIQKGYNDNFQTAQVSMPNSQTGQQVSVYMNHQVGNSPLSQQQQQQHQQTQQQQQQQGHQQQQPTTSSHNVQHQQLQHQLQQVQQAQQQFQQMQQLAQMQQQFQQQYNTGGGSTSSNSSNLSISGGSSLTHDTSTFSPSRRGRKPTDKRKRKRHTFVKRPTTAYLYFVSKYRETLKEAGEVVPKAKIITQACAEKWRHMTEDEKEPFLELARRDRERWQQDKSLEKRPRDPNRPKRPPSAYFLFLADFRKSYPNKTDPAKEITKKAGEQWNGLSDMEKTPYYRNAQVERAKWELDLEAYKQSQKGNTSMNRGLTINSNQHVGSSSDVSSPSPGTNVTSMPNLMAGQANLMGGTISSVPVAESPSPVNAGLGQSMQQQQQQSPQGSSQTVYAYPTHHMLGGTQASNLQFHTAR
- the LOC120338760 gene encoding uncharacterized protein LOC120338760 isoform X1, with protein sequence MADGQQGQSGQQQFNANDYYLKQQAVRMLSAIQKGYNDNFQTAQVSMPNSQTGQQVSVYMNHQVGNSPLSQQQQQQHQQTQQQQQQQGHQQQQPTTSSHNVQHQQLQHQLQQVQQAQQQFQQMQQLAQMQQQFQQQYNTGGGSTSSNSSNLSISGGSSLTHDTSTFSPSRRGRKPTDKRKRKRHTFVKRPTTAYLYFVSKYRETLKEAGEVVPKAKIITQACAEKWRHMTEDEKEPFLELARRDRERWQQDKSLEKRPRDPNRPKRPPSAYFLFLADFRKSYPNKTDPAKEITKKAGEQWNGLSDMEKTPYYRNAQVERAKWELDLEAYKQSQSLGTHKQEVAAWKELQKGNTSMNRGLTINSNQHVGSSSDVSSPSPGTNVTSMPNLMAGQANLMGGTISSVPVAESPSPVNAGLGQSMQQQQQQSPQGSSQTVYAYPTHHMLGGTQASNLQFHTAR
- the LOC120338760 gene encoding uncharacterized protein LOC120338760 isoform X3, with product MLSAIQKGYNDNFQTAQVSMPNSQTGQQVSVYMNHQVGNSPLSQQQQQQHQQTQQQQQQQGHQQQQPTTSSHNVQHQQLQHQLQQVQQAQQQFQQMQQLAQMQQQFQQQYNTGGGSTSSNSSNLSISGGSSLTHDTSTFSPSRRGRKPTDKRKRKRHTFVKRPTTAYLYFVSKYRETLKEAGEVVPKAKIITQACAEKWRHMTEDEKEPFLELARRDRERWQQDKSLEKRPRDPNRPKRPPSAYFLFLADFRKSYPNKTDPAKEITKKAGEQWNGLSDMEKTPYYRNAQVERAKWELDLEAYKQSQSLGTHKQEVAAWKELQKGNTSMNRGLTINSNQHVGSSSDVSSPSPGTNVTSMPNLMAGQANLMGGTISSVPVAESPSPVNAGLGQSMQQQQQQSPQGSSQTVYAYPTHHMLGGTQASNLQFHTAR